The following are from one region of the Salvia splendens isolate huo1 chromosome 2, SspV2, whole genome shotgun sequence genome:
- the LOC121793061 gene encoding U3 small nucleolar RNA-associated protein 21 homolog isoform X1 translates to MGIFQPFRAIGYITTQVPFSVQRLGTETFVTVSVGKAFQIYNVYALFLFFSCILFIFEESHVFSPLMQCAKLNLVLVGPQLPKKIRALASYRDYTFAAYGCNIAVFKRAHQVATWESHNAKINHLLLFGEHVLSLDVKGNMFIWAFKGITENNSPFGHISLGNKFTPSCIMHPDTYLNKVIVGSQEGSLQLWNISTKKKLYEFKRWSSAISCCVSSPALDVVAVGCSDGKIHVHNIRYDEEVVTFSQSTRGSVTALSFSTDGQPLLASGGSSGVISIWNLEKRRLHSVIGEAHDCSIVSLHFLANEPVLMSSSADNSIKMWIFDTSDGDARLLRFRSGHSAPPKCIRFYSNGRHILSAGQDRAFRLFSVIQDQQSRELSQRHVSKRAKKLKLKETEIKLKPVIAFDVAEIRERDWCNVVTCHMDTAQAFVWRLQNFVIGEHILSPCPQNPTPVKACAISACGNFAVVGTAAGWIERFNLQSGISRGSYVDMSEGRSCAHNGEVVGVSCDSTNTIMISAGLNGDVKVWNFKGRELKSRWEIGCPVVKIVYHRYNGLLATVADDLVIRLFDVVALRMVRKFEGHTDRITDACFSEDGKWLMTSSMDGTLRIWDVILASQIDAILVDVSVTALSLSPNMDVLATTHVDQNGVYLWVNQAMFSAPSKSGAHGSGKDIVNINLPSISTGNSLDSNSEEADKSSPQEVQDVPLSTPGHEQIPDLVTLSMLPKSQWQSLINLDIIKARNKPIEPPKKPEKAPFFLPSIPSLSGEIVFKTRESAEGDEDSQAGETESRKIQADGPVSEFLQFLQHSAEENDFAAFTEYIKGLSSSTLDMELRMLQIVGEDDSDQESSDRPETHLIGLLLDYFTQEISCRNNFEFIQAMIRLFLKIHGESVRCQPILQEKAEKLLHIQTAVWQKIDKLFQSTRCMVTFLSNSQF, encoded by the exons ATGGGGATTTTCCAGCCTTTTCGAGCAATTGGATACATAACCACTCAAGTGCCCTTCTCCGTACAGCGTCTCGGCACCGAAACCTTTGTAACCGTTAGCGTCGGCAAGGCTTTTCAAATATACAACGTATATGCGTTATTCTTGTTTTTCTCATGCATTCTATTTATCTTTGAAGAATCTCACGTTTTTTCCCCTCTTATGCAGTGTGCCAAGCTCAATTTAGTACTCGTTG GGCCACAACTACCAAAGAAAATACGAGCTTTGGCTTCGTATCGGGACTACACATTTGCTGCGTATGGATGTAATATTGCTGTTTTTAAACGTGCTCATCAG GTTGCAACATGGGAAAGCCATAATGCTAAGATTAATCACTTGCTACTTTTTGGTGAACATGTCTTAAGCCTTGATGTAAAAGGCAATATGTTCATCTGGGCATTTAAAGGCATAACTGAGAATAATTCTCCATTTGGTCATATTTCACTCGGAAACAAGTTCACACCAAGCTGCATTATGCATCCAGATACTTATCTGAACAAG GTAATTGTTGGAAGCCAGGAAGGTTCTCTACAACTATGGAATATTAGCACAAAGAAAAAACTTTATGAATTCAAACGCTGGAGTTCAGCCATATCCTGTTGTGTTTCATCTCCTGCCCTAGATGTTGTTGCTGTTGGCTGTTCTGATGGAAAGATTCACGTCCACAACATACGATATGATGAAGAAGTGGTTACTTTCTCTCAATCTACTAGAGGTTCTGTGACTGCTCTATCTTTCAGCACTGATGGACAGCCACTTCTAGCATCTGGTGGTTCATCTGGTGTCATAAGCATATGGAATCTTGAAAAGAGGAGGCTCCATTCTGTTATTGGAGAGGCCCATGATTGCTCAATAGTTTCTCTTCACTTTCTTGCAAACGAGCCTGTGTTGATGAGTTCATCAGCTGACAACTCTATAAAAATGTGGATTTTTGACACTAGTGATGGGGATGCCCGTCTTCTACGATTTAGAAGTGGGCATAGTGCACCCCCAAAGTGTATCAGATTCTATTCTAATGGACGACACATCCTCTCAGCTGGACAGGATCGGGCCTTTCGGCTGTTCTCTGTCATCCAGGATCAACAGAGCAGAGAGCTTTCTCAGCGCCATGTATCAAAACGAGCAAAAAAGCTCAAGCTGAAGGAAACTGAAATAAAACTCAAGCCTGTTATCGCATTTGATGTTGCTGAAATCAGAGAACGTGATTGGTGCAACGTGGTCACATGTCATATGGATACTGCTCAAGCCTTTGTCTGGAGGCTTCAAAATTTCGTGATTGGTGAACACATCCTGTCACCATGCCCACAGAACCCAACACCAGTTAAGGCCTGTGCTATCAGTGCATGTGGCAATTTTGCAGTTGTAGGGACTGCAGCTGGTTGGATTGAGCGATTTAACCTGCAGTCAGGTATTAGTCGAGGCAGTTATGTTGATATGTCAGAAGGCAGGTCCTGTGCCCACAATGGTGAAGTGGTTGGCGTGTCTTGTGATTCAACTAATACCATCATGATAAGCGCGGGTTTGAATGGTGATGTAAAAGTTTGGAACTTTAAAGGACGTGAATTGAAGTCCAGATGGGAAATAGGTTGCCCAGTTGTCAAGATTGTCTATCACCGTTACAATGGTCTTCTGGCTACAGTGGCAGATGACTTAGTTATCCGCTTATTTGATGTTGTTGCACTGAGGATGGTTCGTAAGTTTGAAGGTCACACAGATCGTATAACTGATGCATGCTTTAGTGAGGATGGGAAATGGCTAATGACCTCCAGCATGGATGGGACTCTAAGGATTTGGGATGTAATCCTAGCTAGCCAAATAGATGCTATACTTGTTGATGTGTCTGTGACAGCACTGTCTCTTTCCCCAAATATGGATGTCTTAGCTACGACTCATGTTGATCAGAATGGTGTTTACTTGTGGGTGAATCAGGCAATGTTTTCTGCCCCTAGTAAATCTGGTGCCCATGGGAGTGGCAAAGATATTGTGAACATCAATCTGCCTTCCATCTCAACTGGGAATTCCTTGGATTCCAACTCTGAGGAAGCTGACAAGTCAAGCCCTCAGGAAGTGCAAGATGTTCCTCTCTCCACACCTGGACATGAACAAATACCCGATCTTGTCACCCTCTCAATGTTGCCTAAGAGTCAGTGGCAAAGCTTGATCAATCTAGATATCATAAAAGCTAGGAACAAACCAATTGAGCCACCAAAAAAGCCAGAAAAGGCCCCTTTTTTCTTGCCATCAATTCCATCCCTATCTGGAGAGATTGTGTTCAAAACTAGAGAATCTGCTGAAGGTGATGAGGATTCTCAAGCTGGTGAAACAGAGAGCAGAAAGATCCAAGCTGACGGTCCAGTATCTGAGTTCTTACAATTCCTTCAACACTCTGCAGAGGAAAATGATT TCGCAGCATTTACAGAATATATCAAAGGTTTATCATCTTCGACTTTGGACATGGAACTTAGGATGCTTCAGATTGTAGGCGAGGATGACAGTGACCAAGAGTCCAGCGACAGACCAGAAACTCATTTGATTGGACTTCTGCTAGATTATTTTACACAAGAAATTTCATGCAGAAATAATTTTGAGTTTATACAGGCTATGATCCGGTTATTCTTAAAG ATCCACGGTGAAAGCGTACGCTGCCAGCCTATTTTACAGGAAAAGGCAGAGAAGCTTCTTCACATTCAAACTGCAGTATGGCAGAAGATAGATAAGTTGTTTCAGAGCACGAGGTGTATGGTTACATTTCTCAGCAACTCACAATTTTGA
- the LOC121793061 gene encoding U3 small nucleolar RNA-associated protein 21 homolog isoform X2, protein MGIFQPFRAIGYITTQVPFSVQRLGTETFVTVSVGKAFQIYNCAKLNLVLVGPQLPKKIRALASYRDYTFAAYGCNIAVFKRAHQVATWESHNAKINHLLLFGEHVLSLDVKGNMFIWAFKGITENNSPFGHISLGNKFTPSCIMHPDTYLNKVIVGSQEGSLQLWNISTKKKLYEFKRWSSAISCCVSSPALDVVAVGCSDGKIHVHNIRYDEEVVTFSQSTRGSVTALSFSTDGQPLLASGGSSGVISIWNLEKRRLHSVIGEAHDCSIVSLHFLANEPVLMSSSADNSIKMWIFDTSDGDARLLRFRSGHSAPPKCIRFYSNGRHILSAGQDRAFRLFSVIQDQQSRELSQRHVSKRAKKLKLKETEIKLKPVIAFDVAEIRERDWCNVVTCHMDTAQAFVWRLQNFVIGEHILSPCPQNPTPVKACAISACGNFAVVGTAAGWIERFNLQSGISRGSYVDMSEGRSCAHNGEVVGVSCDSTNTIMISAGLNGDVKVWNFKGRELKSRWEIGCPVVKIVYHRYNGLLATVADDLVIRLFDVVALRMVRKFEGHTDRITDACFSEDGKWLMTSSMDGTLRIWDVILASQIDAILVDVSVTALSLSPNMDVLATTHVDQNGVYLWVNQAMFSAPSKSGAHGSGKDIVNINLPSISTGNSLDSNSEEADKSSPQEVQDVPLSTPGHEQIPDLVTLSMLPKSQWQSLINLDIIKARNKPIEPPKKPEKAPFFLPSIPSLSGEIVFKTRESAEGDEDSQAGETESRKIQADGPVSEFLQFLQHSAEENDFAAFTEYIKGLSSSTLDMELRMLQIVGEDDSDQESSDRPETHLIGLLLDYFTQEISCRNNFEFIQAMIRLFLKIHGESVRCQPILQEKAEKLLHIQTAVWQKIDKLFQSTRCMVTFLSNSQF, encoded by the exons ATGGGGATTTTCCAGCCTTTTCGAGCAATTGGATACATAACCACTCAAGTGCCCTTCTCCGTACAGCGTCTCGGCACCGAAACCTTTGTAACCGTTAGCGTCGGCAAGGCTTTTCAAATATACAAC TGTGCCAAGCTCAATTTAGTACTCGTTG GGCCACAACTACCAAAGAAAATACGAGCTTTGGCTTCGTATCGGGACTACACATTTGCTGCGTATGGATGTAATATTGCTGTTTTTAAACGTGCTCATCAG GTTGCAACATGGGAAAGCCATAATGCTAAGATTAATCACTTGCTACTTTTTGGTGAACATGTCTTAAGCCTTGATGTAAAAGGCAATATGTTCATCTGGGCATTTAAAGGCATAACTGAGAATAATTCTCCATTTGGTCATATTTCACTCGGAAACAAGTTCACACCAAGCTGCATTATGCATCCAGATACTTATCTGAACAAG GTAATTGTTGGAAGCCAGGAAGGTTCTCTACAACTATGGAATATTAGCACAAAGAAAAAACTTTATGAATTCAAACGCTGGAGTTCAGCCATATCCTGTTGTGTTTCATCTCCTGCCCTAGATGTTGTTGCTGTTGGCTGTTCTGATGGAAAGATTCACGTCCACAACATACGATATGATGAAGAAGTGGTTACTTTCTCTCAATCTACTAGAGGTTCTGTGACTGCTCTATCTTTCAGCACTGATGGACAGCCACTTCTAGCATCTGGTGGTTCATCTGGTGTCATAAGCATATGGAATCTTGAAAAGAGGAGGCTCCATTCTGTTATTGGAGAGGCCCATGATTGCTCAATAGTTTCTCTTCACTTTCTTGCAAACGAGCCTGTGTTGATGAGTTCATCAGCTGACAACTCTATAAAAATGTGGATTTTTGACACTAGTGATGGGGATGCCCGTCTTCTACGATTTAGAAGTGGGCATAGTGCACCCCCAAAGTGTATCAGATTCTATTCTAATGGACGACACATCCTCTCAGCTGGACAGGATCGGGCCTTTCGGCTGTTCTCTGTCATCCAGGATCAACAGAGCAGAGAGCTTTCTCAGCGCCATGTATCAAAACGAGCAAAAAAGCTCAAGCTGAAGGAAACTGAAATAAAACTCAAGCCTGTTATCGCATTTGATGTTGCTGAAATCAGAGAACGTGATTGGTGCAACGTGGTCACATGTCATATGGATACTGCTCAAGCCTTTGTCTGGAGGCTTCAAAATTTCGTGATTGGTGAACACATCCTGTCACCATGCCCACAGAACCCAACACCAGTTAAGGCCTGTGCTATCAGTGCATGTGGCAATTTTGCAGTTGTAGGGACTGCAGCTGGTTGGATTGAGCGATTTAACCTGCAGTCAGGTATTAGTCGAGGCAGTTATGTTGATATGTCAGAAGGCAGGTCCTGTGCCCACAATGGTGAAGTGGTTGGCGTGTCTTGTGATTCAACTAATACCATCATGATAAGCGCGGGTTTGAATGGTGATGTAAAAGTTTGGAACTTTAAAGGACGTGAATTGAAGTCCAGATGGGAAATAGGTTGCCCAGTTGTCAAGATTGTCTATCACCGTTACAATGGTCTTCTGGCTACAGTGGCAGATGACTTAGTTATCCGCTTATTTGATGTTGTTGCACTGAGGATGGTTCGTAAGTTTGAAGGTCACACAGATCGTATAACTGATGCATGCTTTAGTGAGGATGGGAAATGGCTAATGACCTCCAGCATGGATGGGACTCTAAGGATTTGGGATGTAATCCTAGCTAGCCAAATAGATGCTATACTTGTTGATGTGTCTGTGACAGCACTGTCTCTTTCCCCAAATATGGATGTCTTAGCTACGACTCATGTTGATCAGAATGGTGTTTACTTGTGGGTGAATCAGGCAATGTTTTCTGCCCCTAGTAAATCTGGTGCCCATGGGAGTGGCAAAGATATTGTGAACATCAATCTGCCTTCCATCTCAACTGGGAATTCCTTGGATTCCAACTCTGAGGAAGCTGACAAGTCAAGCCCTCAGGAAGTGCAAGATGTTCCTCTCTCCACACCTGGACATGAACAAATACCCGATCTTGTCACCCTCTCAATGTTGCCTAAGAGTCAGTGGCAAAGCTTGATCAATCTAGATATCATAAAAGCTAGGAACAAACCAATTGAGCCACCAAAAAAGCCAGAAAAGGCCCCTTTTTTCTTGCCATCAATTCCATCCCTATCTGGAGAGATTGTGTTCAAAACTAGAGAATCTGCTGAAGGTGATGAGGATTCTCAAGCTGGTGAAACAGAGAGCAGAAAGATCCAAGCTGACGGTCCAGTATCTGAGTTCTTACAATTCCTTCAACACTCTGCAGAGGAAAATGATT TCGCAGCATTTACAGAATATATCAAAGGTTTATCATCTTCGACTTTGGACATGGAACTTAGGATGCTTCAGATTGTAGGCGAGGATGACAGTGACCAAGAGTCCAGCGACAGACCAGAAACTCATTTGATTGGACTTCTGCTAGATTATTTTACACAAGAAATTTCATGCAGAAATAATTTTGAGTTTATACAGGCTATGATCCGGTTATTCTTAAAG ATCCACGGTGAAAGCGTACGCTGCCAGCCTATTTTACAGGAAAAGGCAGAGAAGCTTCTTCACATTCAAACTGCAGTATGGCAGAAGATAGATAAGTTGTTTCAGAGCACGAGGTGTATGGTTACATTTCTCAGCAACTCACAATTTTGA